GCACAACCAGAACCGTGCCTTCACGTACGACCTGTTCTGCTTGCTCACACAGATCATCAATGGCTTGTTTGAGATCTTTCTGTTGTGGATCGTAGTTGATGTCGAGAATGGTATTGCGGTAGTGATCGTCACCAAGATCAAGTAATTGCTGCATGTCTGAGTAAAGTAGTACTGGTGAATCGAAGGTCACTCGATAGGCGTGACCATCGGTTTCACAGAAGACGTTCATCTCCTGGCCAATACTGGTCGCCAGTGACATTACGTGTTTTTCACGCAATGGATCGATTGGCGGGTTGGTTACCTGAGCGAACTTCTGGCGGAAGTAGTCAGTTACCAAGCGCTCTTTTGACGAGAGAACGGCCATTGGGGTGTCATCACCCATAGAGCCGACGGCTTCTTGGCCCATATCACCAAGGACACGCAGTACTTGATCAACTTCTTCATTGCTCATGGCAAATTGCTTTTGGTAAGTCTTAAGCAAGTCTTCATCAAAGCTGCGTTCGCCAACTTTATCTTCAGATAACTGAGCAAAAGGTGTGAGTTTGCGAACGTTGTTTTCCATCCATTCTCGGTAAGGGTGACGAGATTTGAGATCGTTATCGATCTCGCTAGACTGCCAAAGTTTGCCTTTGCGAGTATCGATAACCAGTAACTCTCCAGGAGCAACACGTCCCTTTTCTGCGACTTCATCGGGAGCGTATTCCCAAATGCCAACTTCAGAAGCTAATGTGATTAACTTATCTTTTGTGATCACGTAGCGTGCAGGGCGTAAACCATTACGGTCGAGGTTACATGCCGCATAGCGACCATCGGACAGTACTATACCAGCTGGGCCATCCCATGGTTCCATGTGTTTTGAGTTGAAGTCGTAAAACGCGCGCAGATCCGGGTCCATATCTGGGTGGTTTTGCCATGCTGGTGGCACTAGCATACGCATGGCACGGAAGATATCCATGCCGCCTGCTAAAAAGAGGTCCAGCATATTATCTAGGCTTGAGGAATCTGAACCTGTTTCATTCACAAATGGCGCTGCAGTTTGGAGGTCAGGCAGCAGTGGCGATGAGAATTTGTAAGCGCGTGCTCGTGCCCATTGGCGGTTGCCTTCAATAGTGTTTATTTCACCATTATGAGCGAGGTAGCGAAACGGCTGAGCCAGAGGCCAACGCGGCTGGGTATTGGTTGAAAATCGCTGGTGGAACAAGCAGATAGCGGATTCCATGCGTAAATCCGCCAGATCAAGATAAAAGCGCGGTAAGTCTGCAGGCATGCACAGGCCCTTGTACACTAGAACTTGTGTCGACAAGCTACAGATGTAGAAGTCCGGGTCTTCAGTGATTTGTTTTTCGATGCGACGGCGTGCAATGTAGAGACGACGTTCAATATCACGCTCACGCCAACCTGCTGGCGCAGAGATAAAGACTTGCTGGATATTTGGTAGTGAATCGACAGCGATTGGGCCGAGCACCTCTGAGTTAGTCGGAACCTCACGCCAACCAGCCACAGTTAAGGTCTCTTGGGCAAGTTCCTTGTTGACGATGTCTTTGGCAAGTTGAGCTTTGAGCGGGTCTTGGCTAAAGAAGATCATTCCGATAGCAAATTGCTTGCCAAGTTTGAAACCATTTTCTTCCGCGATCAAACGTAAATAAGAATCGGGTTTTTGAAGTAGCAAGCCGCAGCCGTCGCCAGTTTTTCCATCTGCGGCAATCCCGCCGCGGTGAGTCATACGGTCGAGAGCATAAATGGCAGTTCGAACCAGTTTGTGACTTTGCTGCCCTTCCATATGTGCGATTAAGCCGAATCCACAATTGTCTTTTTCAAGACTTGGATCATAAAGAGCCATAGCAATTCTCCTTTTGCTTATCTGTCATCCTGGCAGATACATCAACAAGACATCCGTTGATGATTTTGATTGAGTATGGGTAATTGATGGTTATTCAGGATTTGAGACTATTTATTTTTTGATAGATGTCATTTTTGTGCTCAATAGTCAAACAAGCTATAGCTTGGAAGAAAAAAGGTCAAGTAAATAGTGATTAATAATGCGAATGTTAGTTTTGTGAATTATTCATCTGCATTGGGCTTTCAGTTGCACTTTGTCGTGCTATTTCTTCCAAAGCGGAGTGAAGAAAGAGAGTAGAAAAAAGAGAGGAAAGAGAGCAGAAAAGAGGTAAAGAAAAAAATTTGTTAGCTTTAGGCTAAAAAAAGACCAGCGTATAGTTAAGGAGCTCAGTCGGTTGGAAATAGGTATACTGATATCATTTAGCTACAGAAGGCTGGTCAAAAGGCCTTGGAAGGAAATCTTGCCTCAGGTCGTTTCCCTGAGGCATATTAGGGTAAAGCGTTATGTTAGGCAGATAGCATTAAGGAGTCTGCTTTTGCTTCTAGATTGGTGTTACCCATGAGGTAATCATCGATAGCACGGGCACATTCGCGACCTTCGTTGATACAACGAACCACCAAAGATTGGCCTGTTCGCATATCACCAGCTGCAAATACGCCTTCTTGGTTAGTCGCAAATCCTTGAGTGGCTACGTTACCGCGCTCGTCTAAAGCGATATCCAGTTGAGCAAGCACGCCTGTTGGCTCTGGGTGTAGGAAGCCCATCGCTAGGAATGCCATATCACATGGAATCACACGCTCGCTGCCTTCTACTTCTTTGAAGCTTGGACGCTCGCCAGGTTTCGCATCTTGCCAAACGATATCAGCCAGACGAAGTCCTGTAACTTCACCTTTGTCATTACCAATGAATTCTTTGGTCAGGATGTTCCAGTGACGATCAACGCCTTCTTCGTGAGACGTCGATGTACGTAGGATCATTGGGTACTGTGGCCATGGCATATTTGCAGGACGTTTCTCTGGTGGAATCGGCATGATTTCAACCTGAGTGATACTTGCTGCACCATGACGATTAGAAGTACCTACACAGTCAGAACCCGTATCACCGCCACCGATAACGACCACATGTTTACCTTTCGCATGGATCTCTTCTGTTTTGAGATCCATGTTGTTGGCGCGACGGTTGTTTTGTCCTAAGAACTCCATCGCAAAATGAACGCCTTTTAGCTCGCGGCCTGGAACTGGTAAGTTACGTGGAACTGTTGATCCGCCAGTCAATAACACCACATCAAACTCTTGACGCAGTTGCTGAGCATTTACGTCAACACCAATATGTTGATTTACTTTAAATTCGATGCCTGCTTCTGCCATTAAGTTGATCTTACGATCAATGACGTCCATGCCCAATTTGAAGTCTGGGATACCAAAACGTAGCAGACCGCCTACTTTCTCGTCTCGCTCGAATACCGTCACAGTATGCCCAGCACTGTTGAGCTGTTCAGCGGCTGCGAGGCCAGCAGGGCCTGAACCGATGATCGCGACGGTTTTACCACTGCGAGAACGCGGTGTTTTGGGTTTGGCGTATCCTTCACGATACGCGGTTTCTACGATGGTTTTCTCGATATTACAGATGGTGATTGGATCTTGGTTAATGCCAAGTACACAAGCACTTTCACACGGAGCAGGGCAGACTCGACCAGTAAACTCTGGGAAATTATTGGTTGAACTTAGAATGTTCCATGCTTCTTCCCAGCTATCACGATAAACCGCATCATTAAATTCTGGGATGATGTTACCGATAGGGCAGCCGTTATGACAAAACGGCACACCACAGTCCATACAACGAGAAGCCTGTGTATTGATTTTGTCACCAAACTCTTCGTTGAGAACAAACTCTTTATTGTTCTTGATACGCACTGCCGGGTCGATCTTCTGTGGCAGTTCACGTCCATGCTCTAAAAATCCAGTAGGCTTACCCATTATACGGCCTCCGCTTGAGTTTCGTTTCCTTGAGACTGCGCTTCAGTTTTACGTTTTTGAAGGACGGCTTTGTAATCACGTGGCATAACCTTAACCAAGGTGGCCAAGCTGGCTTCAAAGTTGTCTAGGAAAGACTGAGCGACTTCACTTCCTGTGAATTGAACATGCTTAGTGAGCATGTCGAGTAATAGATCTCGGTCTTCTTGCTCGATGGGGTCGAGATCTACCAGCTCTGGGTTCAGTTTTGACTCAAAGTCACTGGATTTATCCCATACGTAAGCCACGCCGCCACTCATACCTGCAGCAAAGTTACGACCTGTTGAACCAAGGATGATGGCTGCACCGCCCGTCATGTATTCACAACCGTGGTCACCGACGCCTTCTACTACGACTTTCGCACCTGAATTGCGAACACAAAAACGCTCACCAGCCATACCGCGAATGAAAGACTCACCCGAAGTGGCACCGTAGAAACACACGTTACCCACCACGATGTTGTCTTCGGCGACAATGCTTGATTTCGCGTCTGGGTAAAGCACTAAAGTACCGCCAGATAAGCCTTTACCCCAGTAGTCGTTCGCATCACCTTCCACTTCGAATTTCACACCTTTCGCGAGGAAAGCACCGAATGACTGACCTGCAGAACCTTTGAACTTGACGTTCATTGGTTGAGGTAGACCGGCATCTTTGTACACTTTGGAGATTTCGTTCGATAACATGGTCCCTGCAGAGCGGTCCGTGTTGACGATAGGGAATTCGGCATTCACCGCTTCGCCTTTCTCGAGCGCAGGAATCGCTGCTTGAATCAGTTTGCGGTCTAGTACTTCTTCTAGGTTGTGGTTCTGCTGAGCTTGGTTGAAGACGCCATCGGCTTCGCGTGGTTGCTCAACATGGAGAACAGGAGACAGATCTAGGTTCTTGTATTTCCAGTGAGAAACGTCTTGGCGAATCTTCAGCTTCTGACCTTGACCGACCATCTCATCGATAGTGCGGAAGCCAAGTTCAGCCATGATTTCACGTAGACCTTGTGCCATGTATTGGAAGAAGGTTACGACGTCTTCTACGCGACCATCAAAGCGCTCGCGAAGCGTCTTGTTTTGAGTCGCGATACCAACAGGACAGGTGTTCTTATGACACTTACGCATCATGATACAACCTTCAACCACCAATGCAGCGGTTGCCACGCCCCATTCTTCTGCACCAAGTAGTGTTGCCACTGCAAGGTCGCGAGGTGTCTTCATCTGACCATCCGCTTGAACCACGATACGGTTACGTAGACCGTTCTTTAGTAGCGTTTGGTGCGTTTCTGCCAAACCAAGTTCCCAAGGAAGACCGGTATGACGGATGGAAGACATGGGGGATGCACCTGTACCACCGTCGAAACCTGCGATAAGTACAACATCCGCTTTCGCTTTAGCAACACCAGAAGCGATCGTACCTACGCCTGCTTCTGATACCAGCTTCACGTTGACACGACCTGCACGATTCGCATTCTTCAAGTCGTAGATCAGCTGAGCTAAATCTTCGATTGAGTAGATATCGTGGTGTGGTGGTGGTGAGATAAGACCGACGCCCGGAGTTGAGTGACGTGTTGCACCGATCCAGTCATCTACTTTATCGCCTGGTAGCTGACCACCTTCACCTGGCTTAGCACCTTGAGCCATCTTGATTTGCAGCTCTTCAGCGTTAGTTAGGTAGTAAGAGGTTACGCCGAAACGACCAGAAGCCACCTGCTTGATTGCCGAGCGTTCCCAATCGCCGTTTTCTTTACGCTCGAAACGCATTGGGTCTTCACCACCTTCACCAGAGTTCGATTTCGCGCCAAGGCGGTTCATCGCAACAGCCAGTGTGGAGTGTGCTTCGTAAGAAATAGAACCGAATGACATTGCACCGGTCGCGAAGCGTTTCACGATGCTTTCAATTGGCTCGACTTCGTCGATAGAGATAGAACCAGCTGGGTTCTTAATGAACTCAAGTTGGCTACGCAGGGTTACCGCGTTGTCACCTTGCTTATCTACAGCAGTCGCGTATTGCTTGAACTGATCGTAGTTCTTGTTGCGCGTAGACTCTTGCAGTAGAGAAATGGTTTCTGGGTTGAATAGGTGCTTCTCACCACGCTGTTTCCACTGGTAAACACCACCAACATCCAGCATTTGAATTGGAATTTCGCGTTGTGGGTAACCGATGCGATGACGGATAAGTACCTCTTTGGCGATATCATCAAGGGTGAGACCTTGGATACGAGAAACCGTACCTGTGAAGTATTTGTCTACTACTGATTTGTGGATGCCCAAGGCTTCGAAGATTTGCGCGCCGTGGTACGACTGTAGTGTTGAGATACCCATCTTCGAGAAGATCTTCAGAAGACCGCCGTTGATCGCTTTACGATAGTTGTTGAACAGATCGCGAGGGTTCGCTTCTGGATCCAGCTTCTTCGTACGTTGAAGTTCGATGATGGTTTCAATCACTAGGTATGGGTTAACCGCATTCGCGCCGTAACCCAGTAGCGTTGCAAAGTGGTGCGTTTCACGCGCGTCACCGGTTTCAACTACGATGTCACACTTCGCACGTAGACCTTTGCGGATCAAGTGGTGGTGGACTGCGCCAACGGCCAGCATTGCAGGGATCGCCGCGTGGTTTGAGTTCACTGCACGGTCAGTGAGTAGGATGATTGAGTAACCATCGATAACTGCGTCTTCTGCGTATTGGCAGATACGTTTTAGTGCACGTTCAAGCTTGCCTTGATCTTCATTGGCTTGG
This window of the Vibrio azureus genome carries:
- a CDS encoding glutamate synthase subunit beta, with translation MGKPTGFLEHGRELPQKIDPAVRIKNNKEFVLNEEFGDKINTQASRCMDCGVPFCHNGCPIGNIIPEFNDAVYRDSWEEAWNILSSTNNFPEFTGRVCPAPCESACVLGINQDPITICNIEKTIVETAYREGYAKPKTPRSRSGKTVAIIGSGPAGLAAAEQLNSAGHTVTVFERDEKVGGLLRFGIPDFKLGMDVIDRKINLMAEAGIEFKVNQHIGVDVNAQQLRQEFDVVLLTGGSTVPRNLPVPGRELKGVHFAMEFLGQNNRRANNMDLKTEEIHAKGKHVVVIGGGDTGSDCVGTSNRHGAASITQVEIMPIPPEKRPANMPWPQYPMILRTSTSHEEGVDRHWNILTKEFIGNDKGEVTGLRLADIVWQDAKPGERPSFKEVEGSERVIPCDMAFLAMGFLHPEPTGVLAQLDIALDERGNVATQGFATNQEGVFAAGDMRTGQSLVVRCINEGRECARAIDDYLMGNTNLEAKADSLMLSA
- the gltB gene encoding glutamate synthase large subunit → MVDREQSSHGLYTPELEHDACGIGFVAHLKNRKSHDVVTQALDMLARMEHRGGQGCDPCSGDGAGILLQKPHEFLLEEAVKLGIKLPSFEKYGVGVVLFPKDEYKREQCRDILERNAQRLDLEVIGYRILPTDNSMIGADPLSTEPQFEHVFISGGPGITPEELERKLYVLRNYTVRVCLESVSNIGDDFYINSMSYKTLVYKGQLTTEQVPQYFLDLQNPTMVTALALVHSRFSTNTFPRWRLAQPFRYIAHNGEINTVRGNLNWMKAREAILESDLFTQAEIDMLLPICQEGSSDSSNFDMALELLVLSGRSLPHALMMMIPEAWQENKNMDPKRRAFYQYHANIMEPWDGPASVCFTDGVQVGATLDRNGLRPSRYTVTKDNFLVMASESGVVDIEPENVEFRGRLQPGRIFVADLEQGRIISDEEVKDTIATAQPYENWVEENLLSLKKLPDASNQFSQPSPERLLHRQQAFGVSTEEVNEIIVPMANDAKEPLSAMGADWPLAVLSHQSQHLSNYFKQLFAQVTNPPIDPIRERMVMSLNTYLGKDQNLLTETPLHCQKVELESPVLANSELEKLRAIDNEHLQAKTLDIVFQANEDQGKLERALKRICQYAEDAVIDGYSIILLTDRAVNSNHAAIPAMLAVGAVHHHLIRKGLRAKCDIVVETGDARETHHFATLLGYGANAVNPYLVIETIIELQRTKKLDPEANPRDLFNNYRKAINGGLLKIFSKMGISTLQSYHGAQIFEALGIHKSVVDKYFTGTVSRIQGLTLDDIAKEVLIRHRIGYPQREIPIQMLDVGGVYQWKQRGEKHLFNPETISLLQESTRNKNYDQFKQYATAVDKQGDNAVTLRSQLEFIKNPAGSISIDEVEPIESIVKRFATGAMSFGSISYEAHSTLAVAMNRLGAKSNSGEGGEDPMRFERKENGDWERSAIKQVASGRFGVTSYYLTNAEELQIKMAQGAKPGEGGQLPGDKVDDWIGATRHSTPGVGLISPPPHHDIYSIEDLAQLIYDLKNANRAGRVNVKLVSEAGVGTIASGVAKAKADVVLIAGFDGGTGASPMSSIRHTGLPWELGLAETHQTLLKNGLRNRIVVQADGQMKTPRDLAVATLLGAEEWGVATAALVVEGCIMMRKCHKNTCPVGIATQNKTLRERFDGRVEDVVTFFQYMAQGLREIMAELGFRTIDEMVGQGQKLKIRQDVSHWKYKNLDLSPVLHVEQPREADGVFNQAQQNHNLEEVLDRKLIQAAIPALEKGEAVNAEFPIVNTDRSAGTMLSNEISKVYKDAGLPQPMNVKFKGSAGQSFGAFLAKGVKFEVEGDANDYWGKGLSGGTLVLYPDAKSSIVAEDNIVVGNVCFYGATSGESFIRGMAGERFCVRNSGAKVVVEGVGDHGCEYMTGGAAIILGSTGRNFAAGMSGGVAYVWDKSSDFESKLNPELVDLDPIEQEDRDLLLDMLTKHVQFTGSEVAQSFLDNFEASLATLVKVMPRDYKAVLQKRKTEAQSQGNETQAEAV